The proteins below come from a single Candidatus Eremiobacterota bacterium genomic window:
- a CDS encoding aspartyl protease family protein translates to MRRKAFFGALLAPVPGDIREKEKLIEGEGLVIQKVLPGSTAGGAGFLAADILLIMDGEAVPGSVPGFASAVARIPAGKTVEITFIRNGRRLSRSVLFIERPRDKGGNFDVSYRQVTSNGALIRTIITIPHAQGKHPALFFIQGLGAASIDQPLAAEGSYSRILRFFAENGYVTVRVEKPGIGDSEGGPYEDIDFEAELDSYRKALEQLKSFDFVEQENVFIFGHSMGGCFAPVLAGEIAVNGVIVYGTVARWLEYFPVNTMRQAELSGMPAEQIKKRVHDQQAVLHALLVEKKSFNEIINTKPEMKEALSELMPDGKHLFGRSREFWIQLAAEDIPLYWRKARCNVLSLWGRNDFVSSESDHKVIETTVSAEGICRGRYIGVEGIDHYFKKTASMKDSFTQRSSPGEFNSVIITILKEWLDENIKKGSAPGGDFYFRKGRTETTVPFTLFDNRIMVSAGINGKKPLTFIFDTGGSNIITPEAAESLGLATEQGDKVTGAGEKSVQSSTAKIAECTLGDLVLTNQTFKVVDLSEIRRRFNFKSLDGVLGYEVLQRAVATLDFERGRLILSLPEAFKAPRGYSAKIPFELIGGDPVISGQVSGMSGKILIDTGDRSAFTLFQKFADAHGLTGLFSGPVLTTGYGIGGPISAKLGKIDIILSGEGTIELRRVLSRLPVMKGGSFATMDIAGSIGNEVLRRFNIVFNYGGKEVILTKNRFFDDPYKFTPPPNKR, encoded by the coding sequence TTGAGGCGGAAGGCATTTTTCGGCGCATTACTGGCGCCGGTGCCCGGGGACATCCGTGAGAAAGAAAAGCTCATCGAGGGAGAAGGGCTTGTCATTCAAAAAGTGCTTCCCGGGAGCACTGCCGGGGGAGCAGGATTCCTGGCAGCGGACATCCTTCTCATAATGGACGGGGAGGCTGTTCCCGGTTCGGTTCCCGGATTCGCCTCGGCAGTTGCCAGGATACCGGCAGGAAAAACGGTGGAAATAACCTTCATACGGAACGGCAGGCGCTTGAGCCGCTCAGTGCTGTTTATTGAACGGCCGCGCGATAAGGGCGGCAATTTCGATGTCTCTTACCGGCAGGTCACCAGTAACGGCGCATTGATCCGGACAATAATAACGATTCCCCATGCACAAGGGAAACATCCCGCGCTTTTCTTCATCCAGGGACTTGGTGCAGCCTCGATAGATCAGCCTCTTGCGGCAGAAGGCTCTTACAGCCGCATCCTCAGGTTCTTTGCAGAGAATGGTTATGTGACTGTCAGGGTTGAGAAGCCCGGAATAGGAGACAGCGAAGGCGGGCCCTACGAGGATATTGATTTTGAGGCAGAATTGGATTCATACCGGAAAGCGCTTGAACAGCTTAAATCCTTCGATTTTGTGGAACAGGAGAACGTTTTCATATTCGGGCACAGCATGGGCGGATGCTTTGCCCCTGTCCTGGCAGGCGAGATCGCGGTAAACGGGGTGATAGTATATGGAACGGTGGCCCGCTGGCTGGAATATTTTCCAGTAAACACGATGCGCCAGGCGGAATTAAGCGGGATGCCGGCAGAGCAGATCAAGAAGAGAGTTCACGATCAGCAGGCAGTCCTTCATGCGCTGCTTGTAGAGAAGAAAAGCTTCAACGAGATTATCAATACAAAGCCTGAAATGAAGGAAGCACTGTCGGAGCTCATGCCCGATGGGAAGCATTTATTCGGCCGCTCGAGAGAATTCTGGATTCAGCTGGCAGCCGAGGACATCCCCCTTTATTGGAGGAAAGCGCGCTGTAATGTCCTTTCCCTGTGGGGCAGGAATGATTTTGTATCCTCGGAATCGGATCATAAGGTAATCGAAACAACCGTGAGCGCGGAAGGGATTTGCAGAGGCCGGTATATTGGCGTTGAAGGCATCGATCACTACTTCAAAAAAACAGCCTCGATGAAGGACAGCTTCACGCAGCGGTCCAGCCCCGGCGAATTCAATTCAGTTATCATCACCATCCTGAAGGAATGGCTCGATGAAAATATCAAAAAAGGATCAGCTCCCGGCGGTGATTTTTATTTCAGGAAGGGGAGAACCGAAACAACGGTTCCTTTCACCTTATTCGACAACCGCATCATGGTGAGCGCCGGTATAAACGGGAAAAAGCCTCTGACGTTCATCTTCGATACAGGCGGCTCCAATATCATCACTCCGGAAGCCGCTGAAAGCCTTGGCCTGGCAACGGAGCAGGGTGACAAGGTAACCGGTGCAGGGGAAAAAAGTGTACAGAGCTCTACTGCGAAAATTGCTGAGTGCACACTCGGCGACCTCGTCCTTACCAATCAGACCTTCAAAGTCGTTGATCTTTCAGAAATACGCAGGAGATTTAATTTCAAAAGCCTCGATGGAGTGCTGGGGTATGAGGTGTTACAGAGAGCCGTGGCAACTCTGGACTTTGAGAGAGGCAGACTGATATTGTCCTTGCCTGAAGCCTTTAAAGCTCCCCGGGGATACAGTGCAAAAATCCCCTTTGAGCTCATTGGCGGGGACCCTGTGATTTCAGGACAGGTCTCAGGAATGAGTGGTAAAATTCTGATTGACACCGGAGATCGCTCTGCTTTCACCTTATTTCAGAAGTTTGCCGATGCGCACGGTCTCACCGGGCTTTTCTCCGGCCCTGTCCTGACCACAGGATATGGAATAGGCGGTCCGATCTCTGCGAAACTCGGGAAAATCGATATTATCCTTTCAGGGGAGGGCACCATTGAGCTGCGGAGGGTACTGTCCCGTCTCCCTGTAATGAAAGGGGGCTCTTTTGCCACGATGGATATTGCAGGAAGTATTGGAAATGAAGTGCTGAGGCGCTTCAACATCGTTTTTAACTATGGCGGAAAAGAGGTCATATTGACCAAAAACCGTTTTTTCGATGACCCTTATAAGTTCACTCCACCTCCAAACAAGCGGTGA
- a CDS encoding PQQ-binding-like beta-propeller repeat protein, which translates to MEMNRVNGSFSPGYAALNQGTGLPEAKEEKEAAAFSDGGDQVAPAYPHESIPQLSPMAGSPSIDMTKAAQALSKTNTVLWEFSHKGDMVQDPLIAEGAIYISAFTDGLIGKTLYALDAKTGDRMWEIKEKERTSGFAVQDGVCYYGSEAEKKLFALDAKTGSKLWEFQAPDGMISDPVVHDGVVYAGDYRRNLHAIDTKTGEELWSFKTRGTVTGRPVVSDGVLYVGCHGKSDMDGGAIYALSLKKKGLRGLLTRVLWKERPEGYHGMDMTVRNDTLYLSTEDGNILALDKKNGSERWKSKPWEEGQKLVVYPAPIVAGNELFCSRVDGTLFSLNAETGEKLWQAPLPGNIHKTPQERKGIIYIGCADQKIHAIDGKTGKELTTYSASGRLDPSFSLGSDAIYTSHGGKLSANLLPDAVPDAAHIAEEIENEPVPEKGSLEEIDGMLSVDGIRLKVRQERE; encoded by the coding sequence ATGGAGATGAACAGGGTCAATGGCTCCTTTTCTCCCGGCTATGCCGCCCTTAACCAGGGCACGGGCCTTCCCGAGGCGAAGGAAGAAAAGGAAGCGGCAGCGTTTTCCGATGGCGGCGATCAGGTTGCCCCTGCATACCCGCATGAGAGCATTCCGCAGCTCTCCCCTATGGCCGGCTCTCCTTCCATCGACATGACAAAGGCGGCCCAGGCCCTTTCAAAGACGAATACCGTGCTCTGGGAATTCAGCCATAAAGGGGACATGGTGCAGGATCCCCTCATTGCAGAGGGCGCCATCTATATAAGCGCCTTCACCGACGGCCTCATCGGGAAGACACTCTATGCCCTCGATGCGAAGACCGGCGACAGGATGTGGGAGATTAAGGAGAAGGAGCGCACCTCGGGGTTTGCGGTCCAGGACGGGGTGTGCTACTATGGCAGCGAGGCGGAAAAGAAGCTCTTTGCCCTTGACGCGAAGACGGGCAGCAAACTCTGGGAGTTCCAGGCGCCTGACGGGATGATATCGGACCCGGTGGTCCACGACGGCGTGGTCTATGCCGGTGATTACCGCAGGAATCTCCATGCCATAGACACGAAGACCGGCGAAGAGCTCTGGAGCTTCAAGACCAGAGGCACCGTCACCGGCAGGCCCGTGGTCTCCGACGGCGTGCTCTACGTGGGCTGCCATGGAAAGAGCGATATGGATGGCGGAGCCATCTATGCCCTGTCGCTGAAAAAGAAAGGCCTCAGGGGGCTCCTCACGCGGGTCCTCTGGAAAGAGCGCCCCGAAGGGTATCACGGCATGGACATGACGGTCAGGAACGACACCCTCTACCTGTCAACGGAAGATGGCAATATTCTTGCCCTGGACAAGAAGAACGGCAGCGAGCGGTGGAAGAGCAAGCCCTGGGAAGAAGGCCAGAAGCTCGTGGTCTATCCCGCTCCGATAGTTGCCGGCAATGAGCTCTTCTGCTCGAGGGTGGACGGCACCCTGTTTTCCCTGAATGCGGAAACAGGGGAGAAGCTCTGGCAGGCCCCCCTGCCCGGAAACATTCACAAGACGCCCCAGGAGAGAAAAGGCATAATCTATATCGGATGCGCAGATCAGAAGATTCATGCCATTGACGGGAAAACAGGCAAGGAGCTCACCACGTATTCCGCTTCGGGAAGGCTCGATCCCTCATTCTCGCTTGGAAGCGACGCCATCTATACGAGCCATGGCGGGAAGCTCTCCGCCAATCTCCTCCCCGATGCCGTGCCCGACGCGGCGCATATCGCAGAAGAAATTGAAAACGAGCCTGTCCCGGAGAAAGGATCTCTCGAGGAGATCGACGGTATGCTCTCCGTGGACGGCATCAGGCTCAAGGTAAGGCAGGAGAGGGAGTAA